The Alkalihalobacillus sp. TS-13 genomic interval AAGTGTGCCAAGAGAATGGGATGCTACAGACTTCTCTTATGATCTTATGAATTTTTTTGAAGGGAAAGAAAGCAAAAAAGGAAGGCTGGGCTTCAGGGAGACACCAGACGGAAATGGTGAGTTTGGATATGCTGAGAAAGCCAGAATCTTTTGGTGATAAGCATGAATTGAAGCCAGCACCTTCTTATATACATGGAACTTATGTTTAAGAAAAGTCTTGAGCATTTTTACTATTGATTAGAGATAAAAACAATAGATAACCATACACCGGAGTGAAATTTATTTTTCACTCCGGTTTTTAGAAGGAGAAATTCTGTTTAAATTACATGATATGTAAATTCTTTTGCTGGTTCTTTATTTTTTCTGCGTAATCCTAGTAAGCCTGCTAAACCTAATAAGCAACCCATTCCCAATTGTTATCATTCTCAGCACCCGTAGTTGCATTAACATTAGTACCAACCATTATCCTCATTTTCATCATTTACTCTTAGCGGACCATCTTCTTCATTACATAAAAGTACATTAAAAGTAATGGAAAAACAACTTTCTATTATAGAGGAAATCGACATAGGAACTGGATAATTTTTCGGAATGTGCTCAAAATATAATGTGTGGAAAAATTTATTTGAAAGGGGTAAAACGCTATGGGTATGTTTACTGGTAATCCTAAGCAGGAACCTTTACATTATGGAGAGGTTTTTGGTCTTTGGTCTTCCTTAACAGTAGCTAAAGGGTCTATGGTTGCATATCAGGTTTATTACAATCATGCTGGAGATGTTGATTTGAGGAAATTTATTGAGGATGTCATAAGAAACGTATTGAAACCTTCCATTGAGGAGATTGAGACTATTTTGAAAAAGAATCAGGTCGTTCTGCCTCCAGCACCACCTGAACGTTCTGAGGCGGATACGGAGCGAATCCCGGTCGGGGCAAGGATAAACGATCCTGAAATAGCAGCAGCCATATCAAAAGATTTTGCGCAGGGATTAATAGCAGATAGCAGTATGATTGGTCAATGTATCAGGGAAGATATTGCATTGATGTATGGACAGTTCCACATGAAAAAAGCACAAATGGCTGCAAAGTTACTACAAATAAATAAGGAGAAAGGCTGGTTAATCCCCCCCCCATTGCATGTAGATCGGGAAAAAGATAGTAAATAAGATCCTTATTATAGAGAATAACCTCAGACATAGGTAAAATATCTGGTTTGAAAAAGTTAAAGTTTGATGAGTCTTTGATAAAGCACCGATACAGATTCGGTGCTTTTCTTTGAGTTAATTAACAAATCCTGAACTTTTTAGAGGTACATTTTTATCTAATGCCTATACCAATGTGCTTATTGATAATGTTTTGGTTGAAAATAAATTAATTGAGTATCCACACCGGTTCTTTCCAAAACTTTTTAAAATAAATTTTTGTTTGATTCCTTTCTATACCCAACACTTTCTATAATCATAAATCAAGTCACAAAAAAAGATAAATCGTTTGTTTTACTGATTAAGATAGGGCTTCTAATAATCCCAGTTCTTTTGAACTTTGGAAGAAAAAAACAAACATAATTAGATGGATGAATGATTGGAAAAGGTACCAATCCATTTTTAGGTATGACAGGAAAATCATTGCTCATTAGGTTAATCATCGGAATTATACGAAATATTCATTGAAAACAACTATTTAAGTGTCACTGCGAGCCCGTTTTAATATTAAAAATTGATTTCGCTTTATGAACCAATTTTCTTTGGCAAAGGAAACAAAAGGGGCTGTCCTAAAAGAAAGGTGTCAGACACCTCCGACACAACATTTTAAATCAAAACCACGATTTTTCTCAAAATGTTGTTAAGTTCAGAGAGACTCAGACACTTTTGGGAGCTCCTTTAATCGTAAACTATTGACGTACTTCCAAAATGGAAGAGGCATGGATCACAAGTCCAAAGATAAAAGAAACTCTTGTAAAAATGTGAAAAGTACTGGGGCTTTTCCATCTCCGATCCAATTCACTTTTAACAATGCTAAATTACCATCTTTAAACCTTATTGTATGCACCTATAGAGAGGAATAAATGTTAGTAATATGTTAAATTTATAAATTTTGCAGGTCAAATAGACGTTCTAGTCGTATATAGGCATAAGGTTATTATTTTCGCCAATGGTAGAATTCGTAATAAGGGAGAGGAATAAATGAAGTTTAGGAATAAATATTTTTGGATATTTTTCCTAGGAGAAATAGTATTAGTTGTTATTATTGTCTTTATATCTATCTTCGCCGGGTACCATAAAAGTAATAAATCGTTGGAACAACAAGCGATACATCAATACGAAGCAATCACATTGCAACTGCATGAACGAATTAAATTAGAATTGGATAAAATCAAATCTGTCGCTAATGATATTGCTACCGATCGAGAAATGCTTGCCGATATCAATAATGTCCAAACAAACGATAGGCTTCAACAAATTTCCGGATACTTAGAAGGTATATCCAATAGCCAAGATAACATTTATAGCATTGAATTGTATCTCCCAAAACAGCAGACACTCATATCCAGTCAACATGGAGTATTGAAAAGCATACCATCAAAATCAGCCTCGTATTATCAAACGGTTGAGTCACTTCGTCAATCATTTTGGTCTGTAAAAGAATCTAATCCGGATGAACATTTAATGACTTATATTGCAACTGTTCCACAAGTGACTAATTTTCCACAAGCATATGTGTCAATACAAGTTAAAGAGAGTACTCTCCTGCCAATAATGAATTCTGTCTCAAAAGGATCCCTCAATAGCCAATATATAATCAATTCCTTCGGGAAAGTGATTTATAGTAATAATAGAGAATCAGTGGGAGACACTCTTCAGAAAGAAAATCTGAACATAGTCAAAGATACAAAACGGGGCTACCATTTCGATAATCAAAATAACAGGATGTTATTTATTAATCAAGATTCCTCCAACAGTTTTACAAATATATTGTCGATCAGTAAGTCTCAAATTTACCACAATACTAATTTTATACAGTATCTAATACTTATCGGCATTGTTCTCATCATATTGGGTGCTGGATCTTTTTATCTCAAATCAAGAGTGCAGTATCGTCCGATTGGGGAGCTGGAAGAAGAACTGAATAGTACAAAAACTACCAAGCCCTCTTCACTTGAGTTTAATGAATGGGGAGACATATTTGAAAGAATTATAAGGTTAAAGAGAGAAAACAATAGACTTCAAAAAATCCATGATCATGACTCTGTCAAATTGAAAGAAGTCTTTCTACTCGAAATGCTGACTGGGTCATATCAGACTTTGCCAATGGTGAATTTAATAAAATTATTCGACAAGTATCGAATTAAGCACCATTCTAAGACTCAGGTTATTGTGATTGAAACAATTGCAAAACAACCTGACAAACAAATTTTTCGTGAAGAAGATGATTCACTGAAAATGTTTTCTGTGAAAAACATCATTGAACATACACTAGAAAAGGAAATGATTGATGGACTTGTAATCAAAGCATTAAGTTCAAGATATTTTATTGTACTACCTCAATACCCGATCAACAAAAACAATAACGATATAAACATTCATACAGAGCAGTTAGCAAAAAAAATAGAACAATCGTTAGAGAGGTATATTATTGTTGAGGCAGCGATTGGAATCGGTAAACCTTGTAACTTTGATAAAGAACTATGGCAATCATATGGTGAAGCAATCAAAGCTAAAAATTATTTATTATTTACACAATCAAATGATGTACTAACCTATAAAACACTTAATACCTTTATACAATTACAATACCCAACTAAAATTGAAAATAAAATCATCAAAGTAATACAACAAGGTGATATCAAAAAATGTAGTGAATACTTTGATGAGTTTGCTGACTATGTTTCTAAACACTGTTATAGCATCTCAGCTTTCTATCATATTTACTATATGCTTCTGATAGCAATAATCCAGAACTTAGATGATAATCTTGACATCCATACTTTTTCATTAAAGTCTTTACCTGATATGCAATCGAATTTCGAAATTCGGAAATGGTTTAAACAAGATTTTTTTCCTTATGTCTTTGAAAAGATTGAAGAAACCACTCAAGGTAAAACTGAGATTGTTATCCAAAAGATAAAAAGATATCTAGGTGACCATGTAACGGAAGTCCACACCTTGAATTCTACTGCGGAGAGGTTTGGAATAAACCCTAGCTATTTAAGTAGATTGTTCAAGGAAGTCACTGGTGATACATTTGTAAATCACCTTAGTAATATAAAAATTAACAAATCTATTGATTATTTACTGAACACGGATTTATCCATATCCAAAATTGCAGAAGAAATTGGCTATTCTGAACGAACCTTTTCTAGGACATTTAAAAAAATTACAGGTCTTACACCAGCTCAATACCGGATAAAATATACGAATGACATTTTAAATGAACGTCTGGAAAAATAACCGTCAATTTTTGATACGGTTATTTTTTTTGGTAAAAATATGACGTTTCTTTTTCTGTTAATGTTTTGTAAATAGTAGCTTTACCATTCTTCTGTAATTTGGCAAAAAATTCTGTCTATTGCTCTCGTATTCTAAAAATCGATAGGGTTAGAAACAACAAAATAAAATGTGCAAGGGGAGGGATTTAATGGATCACGGTGAACATTCATCACTTCAGGGGACGGATACACTTGTCAAGTGGAGGCGTCAATTCCATAGATATCCTGAATTAGGATTTGAAGAGGTAGAAACGTCCAACCTTATAAGAGATGAATTATTAAAATTAGGTCTCAAAGAGGTTCGTACCGTCGCCAAAACTGGGATAGAGGCCATTATTCGAGGGAAAGAAAAGGGACCAACAGTTATGTTAAGAGCTGATATGGACGCTCTTCCTATTCAAGAGGAAACAAACACTACTTATTGTTCAACTGTTAACGAAAAAGCACATTTATGTGGCCATGATGCCCATATGGCAATGCTCTTAGGAGCGACAAAGATTTTGATGGATGAAGAGATTGAACATGGGAATATAAAAATCATTTTTCAACCTGCTGAAGAAGGATTAGCTGGAGCAAAGTCAATGATACGAGATCGAGTTCTACACAATCCTGATGTAAAGGCGATTATAGGATTACATGTCGATCCCTCTATGCCAACTGGTTTTGTTTCCGTTTGCCCTAATACCTGTACGGCATACTCAGAGCGTTTTGAACTTAAGGTTATAGGACAAAGTGGACATGCTGCACGCCCACACCTTACCGTGGATCCTATAGCAGTCAGTGGAGAAATTATTTCAGCATTACAACAGATTATTAGTCGAAAAGTAAATCCATTATCCTCGGCAGTGCTTACCATAGGGAAAATACAAGGAGGACATGCGAAAAATGCCATAGCATCAATTGTCAAAATAGAAGGAACAATTAGATCGCTCAGTAAGGAGGACAGAGAAATAATAATAAAATACATGGAACAAATTACTAAAGGAATTTGTGAAGGGTTCGGTGCAAATTTTGAACTTGAACTTATAGAAGGTTACCCTCCAGTGATTAACGATCCGAATCTAATACCACTTTTAGATAAGGTTTCGAAAGAGGTCTTAGGAGAAAATAAGATGTCAATTGTTGAACCTTCTATGGGAGCTGAAGATTTCGCTTATTACACCCAAAAAATACCAGGTTTGTTTTATCGACTTGGCACAAGTAACAGTGCAGAGACATCCTATCCGTTACACCACCCGAAGTTCAACATCGACGAGGATGCTCTACCATTAGGTGCAGCAACACTAGCGCAATGTGCGTTGAGCTATCTACAGTTGTTTACTATCACTAGACAAAACACTGTATTAATAAATCATTAACACTTATAGGGAGGGCTTAGAATGAATAGAAAAACAGTCGTTTTCAGCTTTACATTGATTTTAATGCTTATATTAAGCGGGTGTACTACAGTTGGTAATCAATCAGAAAATGGAAAATCTGCTGCTGATAAGAAGGAAGATCGAGAATTAATAATCGGCATACCAAATGATATCAAATCCTTTGATATTCATAATCATAACCAAGTTCTTACAGAGTCTGTACACATCAATATGTTCAATTACTTATTTAAACGGCAGACAGATACCAAGGTAGAGACGGAATTAGTAGACACTTACAAATTAATAGATGATGTTACGTGGGAGTTTAAATTAAAAGAGGGCATTACCTTCCATAATGGCGATCCTCTAACTGCTGATGACGTCGAATTCACGATAGAAAGAGTAGCTAAAGATGAAACATTAGCTGAACATTCAAACATGGAAGTAGTTAAGGATGTTAAAGTTGTTAATGAAACTACCTTCCAAATTATCACAGATAATCCTCAGCCTACATTAATCAATCTATTATCCCGAATCGGCTCAGGAATACTTCCGAAAAATTATATTGAGGAAAATGGTTGGGACCATTTTTTAAACAAACCTGTTGGTTCTGGCCCATTTAAATTTGTGGATTGGCGTCGTGATAATCAAATTGTATTTGAACCATATGATAAATATTATGAGGGTAAAAACGAAGAATGGGATAAGCTTGTGTTTCGCGTTATTCCAGAAACCTCAACTCGGATCAACGAATTATTGACTGGTGGGGTAGATATTATCACGGAAGTAACACCTAATGATATTGCCCGTATTAATGAAAATGAAGGGACCAAAGCGGTCTCTACACCATCACAAAGAGTTGCAATTCTAGCACTTCAACATCGTGAAGATTACCCGACTTCTGACCCCAAAGTTCGTGAAGCGATTGAATTGGCTATCAATAATGAAGTTTTAGTAGAACAAATTCTCAAAGGTGAAGCTGTACCGGTACGTACGAGGGTGACTCCTGGTAACTTTGGAGCGGATCCTTCCTTGTATGATTCCTATCTATATGATGTAGAACGATCAAAAGAACTTTTAGCTGAAGCAGGATATGGGGATGGATTAGAATTATCTTTGTCAATCCCGACTGGTTATTATTTGAAAGGTGACGAAATTTCTCAAGCCATAAAAGCGATGCTCTCAGAAGTAGGTATTACGTTAAACATCGAATTCTCAGAATATAGCAGATATATAGAATTGAGAAATAGTGGTGAATTTGGCGATATGTACTTTGGAGCTTATGGTAATTCCCTATTTGATGCTTCGATTGCCTTAGATATGTTTGCATCGGAAAACGGTGAAAAGAGAATAGGATACTCAAACCAGGAAGTGAAAGAACTTTTCAATAGTGCTTTAACAAATATGGATACAGAGGAACGTGAGAAACAATATCAAAAGATCCAACAAATCGTAGCCGAAGAACGCCCTTTTATCTATCTTTATCTTCAAAATGAGGCCTACGGGATAAGAGAAGGCATCGACTTTAAACCAAGAGTAGATAGTATGCTTTATACCCCAGACATTACAAGAAATTGAATTCGATTGGGGTGGCTGTAACAAGTTACCCCGTTAATCGTTTAACTTGAGGAAGTTCAAAAAGACCGGTCAAAATAGCTGGAGTTTCTTCGTTACTCGATCTCTCCGGTCCTCGAGACAATCGTGCCTTGGGCTCACAGGATCTGTGTAAGTTCAATGTTGTAAGAGGACGTTCTGTACTTAGATGTCGGCTCTTTTGATCCTCCTTTTTGAACACGCATTTAAAGGGGGAATAATTAATGAAATACTTCCTAAACCGTACTGCTCAAGTAATACCTGTATTATTAATCGTTTCATTTATTTTATTTTTTCTAGTGCATATATCTGGTGATCCAGTTGATATCATGCTTTCAGAAAATGCGACGGAAGAGGATAGGGAGACCTTACGTCAATCACTAGGTTTAGACAAACCATTTATCATTCAATATTTTATTTTCCTCACAAATATGATTACTGGCGATTTTGGTAAATCAATCATCTATGGGCAAGCTGCTTTACCTATAGTCTTAGAAAGAATACCAGCAACGTTCGAATTAATGCTTGCCTCTATTATTCTATCGACTACAATTGCAATTCCATTGGGTGTTTTATCTGCAGTGAAAAGAAATTCTCCTATTGATTTATTAATCAGCGGAATATCTATATTAGGCAAGGCTATGCCAAACTTTTGGGTCGGTTTGATGCTCATATTGTTATTTTCAGTAAATCTGAAGATATTTCCTGTCTCTGGAACGGGATCTGTTTTCCATCTTGTATTGCCTGCTATCACAATAGGGTCTGCTATGGCAGCTCAAATGACGCGACTTTTACGGTCCAATATGCTTGATGTATTAAATCAGGATTATATCAGAACTGCGAAAAGCAAAGGAGTAAAGAGATCATCAATTATATATATACATGCTTTAAGAAATTCCTTATTGCCCATTATCACGGTCATTGCATTACAAATCTCTACATTAGTTGGAGGAGCGCTTATTACTGAAACCATTTTTTCGTGGCCAGGGTTAGGTCAATTGACAATTGAAGCGATAAACGCTAGGGATATGGCAGTAGTACAAGCATGTGTTATCACAATCGCAGTTTTTGTAATTATTGTAAACCTGATTGCTGACCTCATTTATCGCTTTGTGGACCCTAGAA includes:
- a CDS encoding manganese catalase family protein, whose translation is MITNKKITLLCIIILFLLACDTMHQNQWMEDIKELEEKPGVTVPSSVPREWDATDFSYDLMNFFEGKESKKGRLGFRETPDGNGEFGYAEKARIFW
- a CDS encoding DUF3231 family protein, yielding MGMFTGNPKQEPLHYGEVFGLWSSLTVAKGSMVAYQVYYNHAGDVDLRKFIEDVIRNVLKPSIEEIETILKKNQVVLPPAPPERSEADTERIPVGARINDPEIAAAISKDFAQGLIADSSMIGQCIREDIALMYGQFHMKKAQMAAKLLQINKEKGWLIPPPLHVDREKDSK
- a CDS encoding helix-turn-helix domain-containing protein, coding for MKFRNKYFWIFFLGEIVLVVIIVFISIFAGYHKSNKSLEQQAIHQYEAITLQLHERIKLELDKIKSVANDIATDREMLADINNVQTNDRLQQISGYLEGISNSQDNIYSIELYLPKQQTLISSQHGVLKSIPSKSASYYQTVESLRQSFWSVKESNPDEHLMTYIATVPQVTNFPQAYVSIQVKESTLLPIMNSVSKGSLNSQYIINSFGKVIYSNNRESVGDTLQKENLNIVKDTKRGYHFDNQNNRMLFINQDSSNSFTNILSISKSQIYHNTNFIQYLILIGIVLIILGAGSFYLKSRVQYRPIGELEEELNSTKTTKPSSLEFNEWGDIFERIIRLKRENNRLQKIHDHDSVKLKEVFLLEMLTGSYQTLPMVNLIKLFDKYRIKHHSKTQVIVIETIAKQPDKQIFREEDDSLKMFSVKNIIEHTLEKEMIDGLVIKALSSRYFIVLPQYPINKNNNDINIHTEQLAKKIEQSLERYIIVEAAIGIGKPCNFDKELWQSYGEAIKAKNYLLFTQSNDVLTYKTLNTFIQLQYPTKIENKIIKVIQQGDIKKCSEYFDEFADYVSKHCYSISAFYHIYYMLLIAIIQNLDDNLDIHTFSLKSLPDMQSNFEIRKWFKQDFFPYVFEKIEETTQGKTEIVIQKIKRYLGDHVTEVHTLNSTAERFGINPSYLSRLFKEVTGDTFVNHLSNIKINKSIDYLLNTDLSISKIAEEIGYSERTFSRTFKKITGLTPAQYRIKYTNDILNERLEK
- a CDS encoding M20 family metallopeptidase, coding for MDHGEHSSLQGTDTLVKWRRQFHRYPELGFEEVETSNLIRDELLKLGLKEVRTVAKTGIEAIIRGKEKGPTVMLRADMDALPIQEETNTTYCSTVNEKAHLCGHDAHMAMLLGATKILMDEEIEHGNIKIIFQPAEEGLAGAKSMIRDRVLHNPDVKAIIGLHVDPSMPTGFVSVCPNTCTAYSERFELKVIGQSGHAARPHLTVDPIAVSGEIISALQQIISRKVNPLSSAVLTIGKIQGGHAKNAIASIVKIEGTIRSLSKEDREIIIKYMEQITKGICEGFGANFELELIEGYPPVINDPNLIPLLDKVSKEVLGENKMSIVEPSMGAEDFAYYTQKIPGLFYRLGTSNSAETSYPLHHPKFNIDEDALPLGAATLAQCALSYLQLFTITRQNTVLINH
- a CDS encoding ABC transporter substrate-binding protein encodes the protein MNRKTVVFSFTLILMLILSGCTTVGNQSENGKSAADKKEDRELIIGIPNDIKSFDIHNHNQVLTESVHINMFNYLFKRQTDTKVETELVDTYKLIDDVTWEFKLKEGITFHNGDPLTADDVEFTIERVAKDETLAEHSNMEVVKDVKVVNETTFQIITDNPQPTLINLLSRIGSGILPKNYIEENGWDHFLNKPVGSGPFKFVDWRRDNQIVFEPYDKYYEGKNEEWDKLVFRVIPETSTRINELLTGGVDIITEVTPNDIARINENEGTKAVSTPSQRVAILALQHREDYPTSDPKVREAIELAINNEVLVEQILKGEAVPVRTRVTPGNFGADPSLYDSYLYDVERSKELLAEAGYGDGLELSLSIPTGYYLKGDEISQAIKAMLSEVGITLNIEFSEYSRYIELRNSGEFGDMYFGAYGNSLFDASIALDMFASENGEKRIGYSNQEVKELFNSALTNMDTEEREKQYQKIQQIVAEERPFIYLYLQNEAYGIREGIDFKPRVDSMLYTPDITRN
- a CDS encoding ABC transporter permease, whose amino-acid sequence is MKYFLNRTAQVIPVLLIVSFILFFLVHISGDPVDIMLSENATEEDRETLRQSLGLDKPFIIQYFIFLTNMITGDFGKSIIYGQAALPIVLERIPATFELMLASIILSTTIAIPLGVLSAVKRNSPIDLLISGISILGKAMPNFWVGLMLILLFSVNLKIFPVSGTGSVFHLVLPAITIGSAMAAQMTRLLRSNMLDVLNQDYIRTAKSKGVKRSSIIYIHALRNSLLPIITVIALQISTLVGGALITETIFSWPGLGQLTIEAINARDMAVVQACVITIAVFVIIVNLIADLIYRFVDPRIRY